In one window of Azotobacter salinestris DNA:
- the trpB gene encoding tryptophan synthase subunit beta — translation MTETSYRTGPDEKGLFGQFGGQFVAETLMPLINSLAAEYEKAKNDPAFLEELAYFQRDYIGRASPLYFAERLTEHFGGAKIFLKREDLNHTGAHKINNCIGQILLARRMGKRRIIAETGAGMHGVATATVAARFGMQCVVYMGTTDIDRQQANVFRMKLLGAEVIPVVAGTGTLKDAMNEALRGWVTNVETTFYLIGTAAGPHPYPAMVRDFQSVIGNEVRAQIMEKEGRLPDSLVACIGGGSNAIGLFHPFLDDASVQIVGVEAAGHGIDTGKHAASMAGGAPGVLHGNRTFLLQDEDGQITDAHSISAGLDYPGVGPEHAWLHEIKRVEYVPITDHEALEAFHQCCRLEGIIPALESSHALAEAFKRAPTLPKDHLMVINLSGRGDKDMQTVMHHMQDKLEKHA, via the coding sequence ATGACCGAGACTTCCTACCGCACCGGCCCCGACGAAAAAGGCCTGTTCGGCCAGTTCGGCGGCCAGTTCGTCGCCGAAACCCTGATGCCGCTGATCAACTCGCTGGCGGCGGAATACGAAAAGGCCAAGAACGATCCGGCCTTCCTCGAGGAACTCGCCTACTTCCAGCGCGACTACATCGGCCGTGCCAGCCCGCTGTACTTCGCCGAGCGCCTGACCGAGCACTTCGGCGGCGCGAAGATCTTTCTCAAGCGCGAAGACCTGAACCACACCGGCGCGCACAAGATCAACAACTGCATCGGCCAGATCCTCCTGGCCCGGCGCATGGGCAAGCGGCGCATCATCGCCGAGACCGGCGCCGGCATGCACGGCGTGGCCACCGCCACCGTGGCCGCGCGCTTCGGCATGCAGTGCGTGGTGTACATGGGCACCACCGACATCGATCGCCAGCAGGCCAACGTGTTCCGCATGAAGCTCTTGGGCGCCGAGGTCATCCCAGTCGTCGCCGGCACCGGCACCCTGAAGGACGCCATGAACGAGGCGCTGCGCGGCTGGGTGACCAACGTCGAGACCACCTTCTACCTGATCGGCACCGCCGCCGGCCCGCACCCCTACCCGGCGATGGTCCGCGACTTCCAGTCGGTGATCGGCAACGAAGTACGCGCGCAGATCATGGAAAAGGAAGGCCGCCTGCCCGACTCGCTGGTCGCCTGCATCGGCGGCGGTTCCAACGCCATCGGCCTGTTCCACCCCTTCCTCGATGACGCCAGCGTGCAGATCGTCGGCGTCGAGGCCGCCGGCCACGGCATCGACACCGGCAAGCACGCCGCCAGCATGGCCGGTGGCGCACCGGGCGTGCTGCACGGCAACCGCACCTTCCTGCTGCAGGACGAGGACGGCCAGATCACCGATGCCCACTCGATTTCCGCCGGCCTCGACTACCCCGGCGTCGGCCCGGAACACGCCTGGCTGCACGAGATCAAGCGCGTCGAATACGTGCCGATCACCGACCACGAGGCACTGGAGGCTTTCCACCAGTGCTGCCGTCTGGAAGGCATCATCCCGGCGCTGGAGTCCTCCCACGCCCTGGCCGAAGCCTTCAAGCGCGCGCCGACGCTGCCGAAGGATCACCTGATGGTGATCAACCTGTCTGGCCGCGGCGACAAGGACATGCAGACCGTGATGCACCACATGCAGGATAAACTGGAGAAGCACGCATGA
- a CDS encoding LysR family transcriptional regulator, whose translation MHPDLPSLNALRAFEAAARLQSVKQAAKELYVTHGAVSRQIRALEEELGVALFVKEGRGVKLTDAGIVLRDAAGDAFARLDSACAELKRRTEEAPFVLGCPGSLLARWFIPRLDRLNRELPELRLQLSASEGGPDPRRPGLDATLLFAEPPWPADMRVFELAAERIGPVLSPRHARFAALRRAPPQALLDETLLHTASRPQAWPSWAASQGLPTAGLRYGAGFEHLYYLLEAAVAGLGVAIAPQQLVADDLAAGRLVAPWGFVETPARLALWVPQRRGDGRAERLAGWLRRQLADRAVR comes from the coding sequence ATGCACCCGGACCTGCCCTCCCTGAACGCCCTGCGCGCCTTCGAGGCCGCCGCCCGCCTGCAGAGCGTCAAGCAGGCAGCCAAGGAGCTGTACGTCACCCATGGGGCGGTCAGCCGGCAGATCCGCGCCCTGGAGGAGGAGTTGGGGGTGGCGCTGTTCGTCAAGGAGGGGCGCGGCGTAAAACTCACCGATGCAGGCATAGTGCTACGGGATGCCGCCGGCGATGCCTTCGCCCGTCTGGATAGCGCCTGCGCCGAGCTGAAGCGGCGCACCGAGGAGGCGCCCTTCGTGCTCGGCTGTCCGGGGAGCCTGCTGGCGCGCTGGTTCATCCCGCGCCTGGATCGCCTCAATCGCGAGCTGCCGGAGCTGCGCCTGCAGCTCTCCGCCAGCGAGGGCGGGCCGGACCCGCGCCGGCCGGGCCTGGACGCCACCCTGCTGTTCGCCGAGCCGCCGTGGCCGGCCGACATGCGGGTCTTCGAACTGGCCGCCGAGCGCATCGGCCCGGTGCTCAGCCCGCGCCATGCGCGCTTCGCCGCGCTGCGCCGGGCGCCGCCGCAGGCGCTGCTCGACGAGACCCTGCTGCACACCGCTTCGCGCCCGCAGGCCTGGCCGAGCTGGGCGGCGAGCCAGGGGCTGCCGACGGCCGGGCTGCGCTACGGCGCCGGCTTCGAGCATCTGTATTACCTGCTGGAAGCGGCGGTGGCCGGGCTCGGCGTGGCCATCGCGCCGCAGCAACTGGTCGCCGACGATCTAGCCGCCGGGCGATTGGTGGCGCCCTGGGGCTTCGTCGAGACGCCGGCACGGCTGGCACTGTGGGTGCCACAGCGCCGCGGCGACGGCCGGGCGGAGCGGCTGGCCGGCTGGTTGAGGAGGCAGTTGGCGGATCGGGCCGTGCGCTGA
- the galE gene encoding UDP-glucose 4-epimerase GalE yields MILVTGGAGYIGSHAVLELLDAGHDVLVLDNLCNSSVLALERLEQLSGRTFDFVQGDIRNRRLLDRLFQQYPIDAVMHFAGLKAVGESVREPLRYYETNVAGSIALCQAMRRAGVFRLVFSSSATVYGETVSMPIREDCPTGIPTNPYGQSKLMAENVLKGLAHSDPRWSIGLLRYFNPIGAHPSGLIGESPNGLPNNLLPYMLQVAVGRLKCLNVYGSDYPTPDGTGIRDYIHVVDLARGHLKALQRLSASNGVSIWNLGTGRGYSVLEMIRAFEQVTGRPLPHRFVARRPGDVARCWADPGKAGRELGWRAERDLSCMLRDAWRWQRRNPNGYELDKDTALAG; encoded by the coding sequence ATGATTCTGGTGACTGGAGGTGCGGGTTACATCGGCTCCCATGCCGTGCTCGAACTGCTCGACGCCGGCCACGACGTGCTGGTGCTGGACAACCTGTGCAACAGCTCGGTGCTCGCGCTCGAGCGCCTGGAGCAGCTCAGTGGCCGAACGTTCGACTTCGTGCAGGGCGACATCCGCAACCGCCGGCTGCTCGACCGTCTGTTCCAGCAATACCCGATCGACGCGGTGATGCACTTCGCCGGCCTCAAGGCGGTCGGCGAGAGCGTGCGCGAACCGCTGCGCTACTACGAGACCAACGTCGCCGGCAGCATCGCCCTGTGCCAGGCGATGCGCAGGGCCGGGGTGTTCCGCCTGGTGTTCAGCTCCTCGGCCACGGTCTATGGCGAAACGGTGAGCATGCCGATCCGCGAGGACTGCCCGACCGGCATCCCGACCAACCCCTACGGCCAGTCCAAGCTGATGGCCGAAAACGTGCTCAAGGGCCTGGCCCATTCCGACCCGCGCTGGTCCATCGGCCTGCTGCGCTACTTCAACCCGATCGGCGCCCACCCTTCCGGACTGATCGGCGAATCGCCCAACGGCCTGCCCAACAACCTGCTGCCCTACATGCTGCAGGTCGCCGTCGGCCGGCTGAAATGCCTCAACGTCTACGGCAGCGACTACCCGACTCCGGACGGCACCGGCATCCGCGACTACATCCACGTGGTCGACCTGGCCCGCGGGCACCTCAAGGCGCTGCAGCGGCTGTCGGCCAGCAACGGCGTGTCCATCTGGAACCTCGGCACCGGCCGCGGCTACTCGGTGCTGGAGATGATCCGCGCCTTCGAGCAGGTCACCGGCCGGCCGCTGCCGCACCGCTTCGTCGCCCGCCGCCCCGGCGACGTGGCGCGCTGCTGGGCCGACCCGGGCAAGGCCGGGCGTGAACTGGGCTGGCGCGCCGAGCGCGACCTGAGCTGCATGCTGCGCGACGCCTGGCGCTGGCAGCGGCGCAACCCGAACGGCTACGAACTGGACAAGGACACCGCTCTGGCGGGCTGA
- a CDS encoding glycosyltransferase family 1 protein, translated as MSWAGPFQYALGKSNQASAAAPIDYAADAPTLLCLSHLRWSFVYQRPQHLMARFARDWRVLFFEEPMADAGGEPWLESRHEEGVQVLVPHLPADCRGPAAAAALRRLLDEHLAAQRPRRLILWYYTPMALAYSDHLTAEAVVYDCMDELSAFRGAPPELVEREAELLARADLLFTGGYSLWEAKRQRHANAHPFPSSVDIAHFAAARTPQADPPDQATLARPRLGFYGVIDERLDLELLDALAARRPDWQLVMLGPVVKIDPASLPRRPNLHFLGGKVYDELPRYLAGWDVALMPFALNESTRFISPTKTPEYLAGGRPVVSTPIADVVRSYGDSGLVRIAAGADPFVAACEAALRDSADRERLLERADALLADMSWDTTWAQMREKIACTMNRTAAGAASARVSTT; from the coding sequence ATGAGCTGGGCAGGACCCTTTCAATACGCCCTCGGCAAATCGAACCAGGCCAGCGCCGCGGCACCGATCGACTACGCGGCGGATGCGCCGACCCTCTTGTGCCTTTCGCACCTGCGCTGGAGCTTTGTCTACCAGCGTCCGCAGCACCTGATGGCGCGCTTCGCCCGCGACTGGCGGGTGCTGTTCTTCGAGGAACCCATGGCCGACGCCGGCGGCGAGCCCTGGCTGGAAAGCCGTCACGAGGAAGGCGTGCAGGTGCTGGTGCCGCACCTGCCGGCGGACTGTCGCGGCCCGGCGGCGGCCGCCGCCCTGCGCCGCCTGCTCGACGAGCACCTGGCCGCGCAGCGCCCGCGGCGCCTGATCCTCTGGTACTACACGCCGATGGCGCTGGCCTATAGCGACCACCTGACGGCCGAGGCGGTGGTCTACGACTGCATGGACGAGCTGTCGGCCTTCCGCGGCGCGCCGCCCGAGCTGGTCGAGCGCGAAGCCGAGCTGCTGGCGCGCGCCGATCTGCTGTTCACCGGCGGCTACAGCCTCTGGGAAGCCAAGCGCCAGCGCCACGCCAACGCTCACCCCTTCCCGAGCAGCGTCGACATCGCCCACTTCGCCGCCGCCCGCACGCCGCAGGCCGATCCGCCCGACCAGGCGACGCTGGCGCGCCCGCGCCTGGGCTTCTACGGGGTGATCGACGAGCGCCTGGACCTCGAACTGCTGGATGCGCTGGCCGCGCGGCGGCCCGACTGGCAGCTGGTCATGCTCGGCCCGGTGGTGAAGATCGATCCGGCCAGCCTGCCGCGCCGCCCCAACCTGCACTTTCTCGGCGGCAAGGTCTACGACGAGCTGCCGCGCTACCTGGCCGGCTGGGACGTGGCACTGATGCCCTTCGCGCTGAACGAGTCGACGCGCTTCATCAGTCCGACCAAGACGCCGGAATACCTGGCCGGCGGCCGCCCGGTGGTCTCCACGCCGATCGCCGACGTGGTGCGCAGCTACGGCGACAGCGGCCTGGTGCGCATCGCCGCCGGTGCGGACCCATTCGTCGCCGCCTGCGAGGCCGCCCTGCGCGACAGCGCCGACCGCGAACGCCTGCTCGAGCGCGCCGATGCGCTGCTTGCCGACATGTCCTGGGACACCACCTGGGCACAGATGAGGGAGAAGATCGCATGCACGATGAACCGAACGGCAGCCGGCGCCGCAAGCGCCAGGGTTTCGACTACCTGA
- the glf gene encoding UDP-galactopyranose mutase codes for MHDEPNGSRRRKRQGFDYLIVGAGFAGSVLAERLAAGLDKRVLLIDRRPHIGGNAYDHYNDDGILVHRYGPHIFHTNSQRIVDYLSRFTAWRPYEHRVLAEVDGRQVPIPINRITLNRLYGLALDEAGAAAFLAARAEPVAEIRSSEDVVVNQVGRELYEKFFRGYTRKQWGLDPSQLDRSVTARVPTRTSDDDRYFTDSFQQMPLHGYTRLFERMLDHPNIKILLNTDYREIRRAVRYRHLVYCGPIDEYFDYCYGRLPYRSLQFRHETLDREQLQPVAVVNYPAEDVPWTRITEYKHLTGQRHHKTSVTYEYPSAEGEPYYPIPRQENTELYRRYQALAEATPGVTFLGRLGTYKYYNMDQVVGQALALYKRIEEAERGTAPDESPEHAASLARQAS; via the coding sequence ATGCACGATGAACCGAACGGCAGCCGGCGCCGCAAGCGCCAGGGTTTCGACTACCTGATCGTCGGCGCCGGCTTCGCCGGCAGCGTGCTGGCCGAGCGCCTGGCCGCCGGACTCGACAAGCGCGTGCTGCTGATCGACCGCCGCCCGCACATCGGCGGCAACGCCTACGACCACTACAACGACGACGGCATCCTGGTGCACCGCTACGGGCCGCACATCTTCCACACCAATTCGCAGCGCATCGTCGACTACCTGTCGCGCTTCACCGCATGGCGCCCCTACGAGCACCGGGTGCTGGCCGAGGTGGACGGCCGGCAGGTGCCGATCCCGATCAACCGCATCACCCTGAACCGGCTCTACGGCCTGGCGCTGGACGAGGCCGGGGCCGCGGCCTTCCTCGCCGCCCGCGCCGAGCCGGTGGCCGAGATCCGCAGCAGCGAGGACGTGGTGGTCAACCAGGTCGGCCGCGAGCTGTACGAGAAGTTCTTCCGCGGCTACACCCGCAAGCAGTGGGGCCTGGACCCGTCGCAGCTGGACCGCTCGGTCACCGCCCGGGTGCCGACGCGCACCAGCGACGACGACCGCTACTTCACCGACAGCTTCCAGCAGATGCCGCTGCACGGCTACACGCGGCTGTTCGAGCGGATGCTCGACCACCCCAACATCAAGATCCTGCTCAACACCGACTACCGCGAGATCCGCAGGGCGGTGCGCTACCGGCACTTGGTCTACTGCGGGCCGATCGACGAGTACTTCGACTACTGCTACGGCCGCCTGCCCTACCGCTCGCTGCAGTTCCGCCACGAGACCCTCGACCGGGAGCAGCTGCAGCCGGTAGCGGTGGTCAACTACCCGGCCGAGGACGTGCCCTGGACGCGGATCACCGAGTACAAGCACCTGACCGGCCAGCGCCATCACAAGACCAGCGTCACCTACGAGTACCCCTCGGCCGAGGGCGAGCCCTACTACCCGATCCCGCGCCAGGAGAACACCGAGCTGTACAGGCGCTACCAGGCGCTGGCCGAGGCCACGCCGGGGGTGACCTTCCTCGGCCGGCTGGGCACCTACAAGTACTACAATATGGACCAGGTGGTCGGCCAGGCGCTGGCGCTGTACAAGCGCATCGAGGAGGCCGAACGCGGGACGGCGCCGGACGAGAGCCCGGAGCACGCCGCGAGCCTGGCCCGGCAGGCATCCTAG
- a CDS encoding beta-glucosidase has product MHRPTIFAGFFQGGFECSTHRRHDDLRLDLIAATGHDRHAATDYAIMAAHALFTVRDGARWHLIERSPDQYDWSSFLPMLRAAQDQGLQVIWDICHYGWPDDLDIWRPAFVERFARFAAALARLLRDEGIAEPFYSPVNEISYWAWAGGDQALFNPLARGRGQELKHQLVRANIAAIEAIRAVEPRARFVQIDPAIHVLPSRPADTQAAEAHREAQYEAWDLLTGRAWPGLGGRPEYLDIVGVNYYSDNQWFHGGATIPLGHPAYRPFQGILAEVYQRYRRPVLIAETGAEGEARAPWLRYVAEQAFAALQRGVPIEGICLYPIQDYPGWFDERHCSTGLIGVPDSQGRRILHSPLQTELRTQQARLSQLLEDPSASHFPS; this is encoded by the coding sequence ATGCACCGACCGACCATCTTCGCCGGTTTCTTCCAGGGGGGCTTCGAGTGCTCCACCCACCGGCGTCACGACGACCTGCGTCTCGACCTGATCGCCGCCACCGGCCATGACCGCCACGCGGCCACCGACTACGCCATCATGGCCGCCCACGCGCTGTTCACCGTGCGCGACGGCGCGCGCTGGCACCTGATCGAGCGCTCGCCGGACCAGTACGACTGGTCGAGCTTCCTGCCCATGCTGCGCGCCGCCCAGGACCAGGGCCTGCAGGTGATCTGGGACATCTGCCACTACGGCTGGCCGGACGACCTCGACATCTGGCGGCCAGCCTTCGTCGAGCGCTTCGCCCGCTTCGCCGCCGCCCTGGCCCGACTGCTGCGCGACGAGGGCATAGCCGAGCCCTTCTATTCGCCGGTCAACGAGATCTCCTACTGGGCCTGGGCCGGCGGCGACCAGGCGCTGTTCAACCCGCTGGCCCGCGGCCGCGGCCAGGAGCTCAAGCACCAGTTGGTGCGCGCCAACATCGCGGCGATCGAGGCGATCCGCGCCGTCGAGCCGCGCGCGCGCTTCGTGCAGATCGACCCGGCGATCCACGTGCTGCCGTCCCGGCCCGCCGATACCCAGGCGGCCGAGGCGCATCGCGAGGCCCAGTACGAGGCCTGGGATCTGCTCACCGGGCGGGCCTGGCCGGGGCTCGGCGGCCGTCCCGAGTACCTGGACATCGTCGGCGTCAACTACTACTCGGACAACCAGTGGTTCCATGGCGGCGCCACCATCCCCCTCGGCCACCCGGCCTACCGGCCCTTCCAGGGCATCCTCGCCGAGGTCTACCAGCGCTACCGGCGGCCGGTCCTGATCGCAGAGACCGGCGCCGAGGGCGAGGCCCGCGCGCCCTGGCTGCGCTACGTCGCCGAGCAGGCCTTCGCCGCCCTGCAGCGCGGCGTGCCGATCGAGGGCATCTGCCTCTACCCGATCCAGGACTATCCCGGCTGGTTCGACGAACGGCACTGCTCGACCGGCCTGATCGGGGTGCCCGACAGCCAGGGTCGGCGCATACTGCACAGCCCGCTGCAGACCGAGCTGCGCACGCAGCAAGCCCGTCTGTCCCAATTGCTGGAAGACCCGAGCGCATCGCATTTCCCGTCATGA
- a CDS encoding ABC transporter ATP-binding protein, whose amino-acid sequence MSPKNKSAPRRRLKLPSSPLPFLWRYVRLRPGHFGLMFTLIVGAAGCAVAVQYGMKLLVDAMAAGDRQTADVWTPLALFLGLIVAENALWRLGGWLGCHTVVASCVDIRVELFRYLTGHPMRYFNEHFAGALGNRITATGSAAGTIYGGFAWKIMPPLVDFAGAVVVLLTVDWRMALALIGAVLLVALLITSYGIRGRTKHQRYAAHAAHVGGELVDAVSNVWTIKAFSARDRESERLAQKIGSEARAHRKSWMYMEKARLLHDACLSLMAGGMLVWAILLWRAGSVSAGDVVLVSALTFRILHGSRDLALALVDTAQQLGAIADTLRIIVQPHALHDPDQPLTAADGTIDLIGVGYRYPDGRQVFKDFDLHIPAGQKVGLVGPSGAGKSTLVYLIQRLDDVLEGSIRIDGHDIRQVSVDSLRQMIAVVPQETALFNRSIRENIRYGRPEASDEEVEEAARMAYCDVFIRELPQGYDTQVGERGVMLSGGQRQRLGIARAFLKDAPILILDEATSALDTHSEAEIQVALADLVRGRTVLAVAHRLSTVANFDRILVMQKGKVVEDGTPAELLARDGLYASLWRMQAEGFLHDPRLPTVS is encoded by the coding sequence ATGAGCCCAAAAAACAAGTCTGCCCCCCGCCGACGGCTGAAGCTGCCGAGCAGTCCGCTGCCCTTTCTCTGGCGTTACGTGCGCCTGCGTCCCGGGCATTTCGGCCTGATGTTCACGCTGATCGTCGGCGCCGCCGGCTGCGCGGTGGCCGTGCAGTACGGCATGAAGCTGCTGGTCGACGCCATGGCCGCCGGCGACCGCCAAACCGCCGACGTATGGACGCCGCTGGCGCTGTTCCTCGGCCTGATCGTCGCCGAGAACGCCCTCTGGCGCCTCGGCGGCTGGCTCGGCTGCCACACCGTGGTGGCCAGCTGCGTGGACATCCGCGTCGAGCTGTTCCGCTACCTCACCGGCCACCCGATGCGCTACTTCAACGAGCACTTCGCCGGCGCCCTGGGCAACCGCATCACCGCCACCGGCTCGGCGGCCGGCACCATCTACGGCGGCTTCGCCTGGAAAATCATGCCGCCCCTGGTCGACTTCGCCGGCGCCGTGGTGGTGCTGCTCACCGTCGACTGGCGCATGGCTCTGGCGCTGATCGGCGCGGTGCTGCTGGTCGCCCTGCTGATCACCAGCTACGGCATCCGCGGCCGTACCAAGCACCAACGCTACGCCGCCCACGCCGCGCACGTGGGCGGCGAGTTGGTCGATGCGGTGTCCAACGTCTGGACCATCAAGGCCTTCTCCGCCCGCGACCGGGAGAGCGAGCGCCTGGCGCAGAAGATCGGCAGCGAGGCCCGCGCCCACCGCAAGAGCTGGATGTACATGGAGAAGGCACGCCTGCTGCACGATGCCTGCCTGTCGCTGATGGCCGGCGGCATGCTGGTCTGGGCCATCCTGCTGTGGCGCGCCGGCAGCGTCAGCGCCGGCGACGTGGTGCTGGTCAGTGCGCTGACCTTCCGCATCCTGCACGGCTCGCGCGACCTGGCCCTGGCGCTGGTGGACACCGCCCAGCAGCTCGGCGCGATCGCCGACACCCTGCGCATCATCGTCCAACCCCACGCCCTGCACGACCCCGACCAGCCGCTGACCGCCGCCGACGGCACCATCGACCTGATTGGCGTGGGCTACCGCTACCCGGACGGCCGCCAGGTGTTCAAGGACTTCGACCTGCACATCCCGGCCGGGCAGAAGGTCGGCCTGGTCGGCCCCAGCGGGGCCGGCAAGTCGACCCTGGTGTACCTGATCCAGCGCCTGGACGACGTCCTGGAAGGCAGCATCCGCATCGACGGCCACGACATCCGCCAGGTCAGCGTGGACAGCCTGCGCCAGATGATCGCCGTGGTGCCCCAGGAAACCGCGCTGTTCAACCGCAGCATCCGCGAGAACATCCGCTACGGCCGTCCCGAGGCCAGCGACGAGGAGGTCGAGGAGGCGGCGCGCATGGCCTATTGCGACGTCTTCATCCGCGAGCTGCCGCAGGGCTACGACACCCAGGTCGGCGAGCGCGGGGTGATGCTCTCCGGCGGCCAGCGCCAGCGCCTGGGGATCGCCCGCGCCTTCCTCAAGGACGCGCCGATCCTGATCCTCGACGAGGCCACCTCGGCCCTCGACACCCATTCCGAGGCGGAGATCCAGGTCGCCCTGGCCGACCTGGTGCGCGGCCGCACGGTGCTGGCGGTGGCCCACCGGCTGTCCACCGTGGCCAATTTCGACCGCATCCTGGTGATGCAGAAGGGCAAGGTGGTGGAGGACGGCACCCCGGCCGAACTGCTCGCCCGCGACGGCCTCTACGCCTCGCTGTGGCGGATGCAGGCCGAGGGCTTCCTGCACGATCCCAGGCTGCCGACGGTCAGTTGA
- a CDS encoding dodecin codes for MSDHHTYKKIEIIGSSRSSIEDAISNALAEASKTLDYLEWFEVGEIRGHIENGAVGHYQVTLKVGFRLADS; via the coding sequence ATGTCCGACCACCACACCTACAAGAAGATCGAAATCATCGGCTCCTCGCGCAGCAGCATCGAGGACGCGATCAGCAACGCCCTGGCCGAGGCGTCGAAGACCCTCGACTATCTGGAATGGTTCGAGGTGGGCGAGATCCGCGGCCACATCGAGAACGGCGCGGTCGGCCACTATCAGGTCACCCTGAAGGTCGGCTTCCGCCTGGCCGACAGCTGA
- a CDS encoding LLM class flavin-dependent oxidoreductase → MPRLADTALSILDLAPIRDDGGPAQALQNALVLARHAEALGFTRFWVAEHHNMDGVACSATAVLVGYLAAGTHHIRVGAGGVMLPNHAPLVVAEQFGTLATLYPGRIDLGLGRAPGADHHTARALRRDRLGSDEDFPADVEELQALLGPAQPGQRVIAMPGVGTEVPIWLLGSSLFSARLAACKGLPYAFASHFAPRYLHEAIRLYRDNFRPSAVLDKPYVMIGVPLIAAPTDEEAEFLATTALQRALALIRGESRVLRPPVPSMIGRWQPQEQAAVGEFLGLAVIGGPEKVRARLDVLLEQTGADELIFTGDIYDPAARLRSFEILAGLR, encoded by the coding sequence ATGCCACGACTGGCCGACACCGCGCTTTCCATTCTCGACCTGGCGCCGATCCGCGACGACGGCGGGCCGGCCCAGGCCCTGCAGAACGCCCTGGTCCTGGCCAGGCATGCCGAGGCGTTGGGCTTCACCCGCTTCTGGGTGGCCGAACACCACAACATGGACGGCGTCGCCTGCTCCGCCACCGCCGTGCTGGTCGGCTATCTGGCGGCCGGCACCCATCATATTCGCGTCGGCGCCGGCGGCGTCATGCTGCCCAACCATGCGCCGCTGGTGGTCGCCGAGCAGTTCGGCACCCTCGCCACCCTCTATCCGGGACGCATCGACCTCGGTCTCGGCCGCGCGCCGGGGGCCGATCACCACACCGCCCGCGCCCTGCGCCGCGACCGCCTGGGCAGCGACGAGGACTTTCCGGCGGACGTCGAGGAACTGCAGGCCCTGCTCGGCCCGGCGCAGCCCGGCCAGCGGGTGATCGCCATGCCCGGGGTCGGCACCGAGGTGCCGATCTGGCTGCTCGGCTCCAGCCTGTTCAGCGCCCGGCTGGCGGCATGCAAGGGCTTGCCCTACGCCTTCGCCTCGCATTTCGCGCCGCGCTACCTGCACGAGGCGATCCGCCTCTACCGCGACAACTTCCGGCCTTCGGCGGTGCTCGACAAACCCTACGTGATGATCGGCGTACCGCTGATCGCCGCGCCCACCGACGAGGAGGCGGAGTTCCTCGCCACCACCGCCCTCCAGCGCGCACTGGCGCTGATCCGCGGCGAGAGCCGGGTGCTGCGCCCGCCGGTGCCGTCGATGATCGGCCGCTGGCAGCCGCAGGAGCAGGCGGCGGTCGGCGAGTTCCTCGGCCTGGCGGTGATCGGCGGCCCGGAGAAGGTCCGTGCCCGCCTGGACGTGCTGCTCGAGCAGACCGGCGCCGACGAACTGATCTTCACCGGCGACATCTACGACCCGGCTGCCCGCCTGCGCTCGTTCGAGATCCTCGCCGGGCTGCGCTGA